In Phormidium yuhuli AB48, one genomic interval encodes:
- a CDS encoding ParB/RepB/Spo0J family partition protein, with product MVYQKPLKPYKQGHPIEFQDIGLLTVSRDSHRFYFNVPIEKCVWGYGWRYTKGEHPFLNFFELGESLDEFYHAYQPPNTLEALTLGFDKRPWNSLELPWHYSIVFVPDVKERKKHKNQHLGPLRPDRLNREKLRLTTVLDSIQSEGYQPEKYGHPNPHICGYFLLKDDDFLFYIEGGKHRATALVELGYTSLPVVSLPDTYFISHDTLSGLAGAAYEEMDLPIVRTIFESYFNPRLREGRRQLLAECMRRARGSSVVVF from the coding sequence ATGGTTTATCAAAAGCCGCTCAAACCGTATAAGCAAGGACATCCCATTGAATTTCAGGATATTGGTTTACTAACTGTTTCCCGGGACTCCCATCGGTTTTATTTTAATGTGCCGATTGAGAAGTGTGTGTGGGGCTATGGTTGGCGATATACGAAGGGAGAACATCCATTTCTTAATTTTTTTGAACTGGGGGAGAGTTTGGATGAGTTTTATCATGCTTATCAGCCCCCAAATACTCTAGAAGCGTTGACTCTGGGATTCGATAAGCGTCCCTGGAATTCTTTGGAGTTACCTTGGCACTATAGTATTGTTTTTGTGCCGGATGTGAAGGAACGGAAAAAACATAAAAATCAACATCTAGGTCCCCTTCGTCCTGATAGACTCAATCGGGAAAAGTTACGTTTGACGACTGTGTTGGATTCGATTCAGTCTGAGGGCTATCAGCCAGAGAAATATGGCCATCCGAATCCTCATATTTGTGGCTATTTCTTGCTGAAAGATGATGATTTTTTATTCTACATTGAGGGGGGGAAACATCGGGCAACGGCTTTGGTGGAGTTGGGCTATACGAGTTTGCCGGTCGTTTCGCTGCCGGATACGTATTTTATCTCTCATGATACCCTTTCAGGTTTGGCGGGGGCGGCGTATGAGGAGATGGATTTGCCGATTGTACGGACAATATTTGAAAGTTATTTTAATCCTCGGTTGCGGGAGGGACGGAGGCAGTTGTTGGCGGAGTGTATGAGGCGGGCTAGGGGGAGTTCGGTGGTGGTGTTTTGA
- a CDS encoding MBL fold metallo-hydrolase: MKRRQLIRYLQVGAIAATVTGLAGRGQAQSPSQGRLEIEHFGHTSFRFTGGGRRVLTNPFRPGGCTAGYSAPNVEDADVVLVSSFLLDEGDVENVPENKLLFESGIFQLQGMRFEGIPIAHDRLNGRRFGTNMMWRWQQGGLNIVHLGGAAAPIGNEQRILLGRPDVALIPVGGGDKAYNPEEAKAAINRLNPRIIIPTHYRTAAADDTACDIKPLDDFLTLMEGTPVRRENENRVVLTSGDLPEGDRLILVLATPLL; encoded by the coding sequence ATGAAACGGCGACAACTGATTCGGTATTTGCAAGTGGGGGCGATCGCCGCCACCGTAACAGGCTTAGCTGGGAGAGGACAGGCCCAATCCCCAAGCCAGGGCCGATTGGAAATTGAACATTTCGGTCATACGTCCTTTCGCTTTACCGGTGGGGGCCGTCGGGTTCTCACCAATCCCTTCCGTCCTGGAGGCTGTACAGCCGGTTATTCGGCCCCTAACGTCGAAGACGCCGATGTCGTTCTCGTCAGCAGTTTTCTCCTCGATGAAGGGGATGTGGAGAATGTCCCTGAGAACAAATTGCTGTTTGAGTCCGGGATTTTCCAACTTCAGGGGATGCGTTTTGAGGGCATTCCCATCGCCCACGATCGCCTCAACGGACGGCGTTTTGGCACGAACATGATGTGGCGTTGGCAACAGGGGGGCCTAAATATCGTCCATCTGGGCGGGGCGGCGGCCCCCATTGGCAATGAACAGCGGATTCTCCTAGGCCGTCCTGATGTGGCCTTGATTCCCGTCGGCGGCGGCGATAAAGCCTATAACCCCGAAGAAGCCAAGGCGGCCATTAACCGTCTCAATCCTCGTATCATCATCCCCACCCATTACCGAACCGCCGCTGCTGATGATACGGCCTGTGATATTAAACCCCTCGATGATTTCTTGACCCTAATGGAGGGAACTCCAGTCCGTCGGGAAAATGAGAATCGCGTCGTCCTCACCTCGGGAGATCTCCCCGAGGGCGATCGCCTCATCCTCGTCTTGGCTACCCCCTTATTGTAA
- a CDS encoding diacylglycerol kinase family protein: MSPGAPNPTPKNKVYDRQLSWQVAHSLWASFRYATQGIRYAFITQRNFRIHVLIGSIALGLGLALNLEAVKMAVIALTIGLVLALELINTAIESVVDLTVEQQYHDLAKIAKDCAAGAVLIGALASLIVALSLLIPPLLIRLTSLLG; encoded by the coding sequence ATGTCCCCCGGTGCGCCCAATCCGACTCCCAAAAACAAGGTTTATGACCGTCAACTCTCCTGGCAAGTGGCCCACAGTCTCTGGGCCAGCTTCCGCTATGCCACCCAAGGCATTCGTTACGCCTTTATCACCCAGCGTAACTTTCGCATCCATGTCCTCATCGGCTCAATTGCCCTCGGCCTAGGACTGGCCCTCAATCTCGAAGCCGTTAAAATGGCCGTGATTGCCCTCACCATTGGTCTTGTCCTGGCCCTAGAACTCATCAACACCGCCATTGAGTCTGTTGTGGACTTGACCGTGGAACAGCAGTATCACGACCTGGCCAAAATCGCCAAAGACTGTGCCGCCGGGGCAGTTCTAATTGGGGCCCTTGCCTCCCTCATCGTTGCCCTATCCCTGCTGATTCCCCCTCTACTCATCCGCCTCACCTCCCTGCTAGGCTGA
- a CDS encoding glycosyltransferase family protein — translation MPYPAFNVLLFYQPPGSIHRPTIISEHEILCGAAFKTEYRFNRLKQLEAPLGTYDIAPLIAQIPAAQYPELVVVRADATRLNFPTNLNLLNCPKLLIVGDTQHLEAPLRTLTDYAVQEGFDFVMSDHKRQHLHFFREAGCKNVFWLPGFNIYPHPQPPCPHPEYPVSFVGQIGPLHPYRYHILDEMTAQGIPLETFSGSQEKAAEVYANSQINLNVSLNGDLNMRVFEVLSSGGFLLTDTLKPEAGLEALFEVGKHLDTYESKADLYQKIKYYLNHPDLTQQIAKAGSELFWQQHQPEQKVQQLLDHLQGRLLPNFYQADSDLRSQYVTSRDRGDRHQHLAFYEYIQEQHRQIPKLNLIIWGDCDPRWVADVVDLSRLQVYWVVPQPTSTISSQLLETCQLGDRIEYLTPSDIAQHPEFRELSTDNLSHQTILVVDIHHYKTGQLIPLLKSLLAHTLILTDAQNSVSPDLLESLNQELFKYYFFQVSVDPLAYRLNVITPFNPSFQSLLDIVSNYQKNPGDRQALHLIRQLRKAVTQQWLNLSYAELPNQIDGQLGDLHSVLLDSPLRQDTLNEDDRKFFQTLQKLFSPKTPENRLSQAFLAATLYGYPHQFSVAYHDLPFPGWLNEFLLAYVLSMPRIFQDPGDTDAYHIHLENWISYLHQNILSHPNSPSWQAVNEVFAERVNCTPLYFSQRSPLRLQKKRADLLEQILYQQRSPLSYTFPPRPPRPKIRLGVLANNYKANPQTYYNLACIKHLDRSQFEIYLYSLQISKETYEDYCWSYADEVVPLGHLSLLQRVHTIRSDDLDILLIGSNLVTRSSPLTFLCSYRLARHQLTNLSCLTTTGMRHIDAYIAGTLTANHPIDHSETLLTLEGSGLCFDLPQDPPELTIKIERSQWHLPENTTVFISTAHMRLLHPDVRQTWAQLLAETPNSILVLHPFGDDWRPHPELEMPFFRQMQQVLQQHQVPLKRFLLVKSLPSSSDLRYLLKQADIYLDSFPHSQASSLLHPLQVGLPIITLQTQPSPLAQGAALLHELGLPHLITQTPEAYRNLAQTLATNPDLRQQTQQQLQTQMATSPPFLNSQQFAQSLTHLYHKLL, via the coding sequence ATGCCCTATCCTGCTTTTAACGTTCTCCTCTTTTATCAACCTCCGGGGTCAATTCACCGTCCGACTATTATTTCTGAACATGAAATTTTATGTGGGGCGGCGTTTAAGACCGAGTATCGATTTAATCGACTTAAACAACTCGAAGCCCCCCTAGGAACCTACGACATTGCCCCTCTCATCGCCCAAATTCCGGCGGCCCAATATCCTGAATTGGTGGTAGTTCGGGCTGATGCGACTCGTCTGAACTTCCCCACTAACTTAAACCTCTTAAACTGCCCTAAATTACTCATTGTCGGCGATACCCAACATTTAGAAGCCCCCCTCCGTACCCTGACGGACTATGCCGTTCAGGAAGGCTTCGATTTCGTGATGTCTGACCATAAACGGCAACATCTTCATTTTTTTAGAGAAGCGGGCTGTAAAAACGTATTTTGGCTGCCTGGCTTCAACATTTATCCTCACCCTCAACCCCCCTGTCCTCACCCAGAGTATCCGGTGTCATTTGTCGGACAAATTGGCCCCTTACATCCCTATCGCTATCATATTCTCGATGAAATGACGGCCCAGGGTATCCCCCTAGAAACCTTTAGCGGTAGCCAGGAGAAAGCGGCTGAGGTGTACGCGAACAGTCAAATTAACCTCAATGTCAGTCTCAATGGAGACTTGAATATGCGGGTGTTTGAGGTGTTGTCGAGTGGTGGTTTTTTGTTGACGGATACCCTGAAACCGGAAGCGGGGTTAGAGGCATTATTTGAAGTTGGCAAACATCTGGATACTTATGAGAGTAAGGCAGATTTATATCAGAAAATAAAGTATTACCTTAATCATCCAGACCTAACGCAACAGATAGCGAAAGCAGGGTCTGAGTTGTTTTGGCAACAGCATCAGCCAGAACAGAAAGTTCAACAGCTTTTAGACCATCTTCAAGGGCGATTGTTGCCGAATTTCTATCAAGCTGACTCGGATTTACGTAGTCAGTATGTTACCAGTCGTGATAGGGGCGATCGCCATCAGCATCTTGCTTTTTATGAGTATATCCAGGAACAACATCGGCAAATTCCTAAGTTAAATCTCATTATTTGGGGAGACTGTGACCCCCGCTGGGTGGCTGATGTGGTGGATTTATCCCGCTTACAAGTCTATTGGGTCGTTCCGCAGCCAACCTCTACTATATCGTCTCAACTCTTAGAAACCTGTCAATTGGGCGATCGCATCGAATATCTAACCCCCTCAGACATCGCCCAACATCCCGAATTTCGGGAACTGTCCACAGACAATCTCAGCCATCAAACCATTTTGGTTGTCGATATTCACCACTACAAGACCGGACAGTTAATCCCCCTCCTAAAATCCCTCTTAGCCCATACCTTAATCTTAACCGATGCTCAAAACTCAGTCAGTCCAGACTTGCTAGAATCCTTAAATCAGGAACTCTTTAAATACTACTTCTTCCAAGTTTCCGTTGACCCCCTCGCCTATCGTCTCAATGTCATCACTCCCTTTAACCCGAGTTTTCAGTCTCTCTTAGATATCGTTAGTAACTATCAAAAAAATCCGGGCGATCGCCAAGCCCTCCATCTCATCCGCCAACTCCGCAAAGCCGTCACCCAACAATGGTTAAACCTCTCCTACGCCGAACTTCCCAACCAAATTGATGGTCAACTCGGAGACCTCCATTCCGTCCTTTTAGACAGTCCTCTACGCCAAGACACCCTCAACGAAGACGACCGCAAATTTTTCCAAACCCTCCAAAAACTCTTCAGCCCCAAAACCCCCGAGAATCGACTCTCCCAAGCCTTTCTCGCCGCGACTCTCTATGGCTATCCCCATCAATTCTCCGTAGCCTATCATGACCTCCCCTTTCCCGGTTGGTTAAATGAATTTCTCCTAGCCTACGTCTTATCCATGCCCCGAATTTTCCAAGACCCTGGGGATACAGACGCTTATCACATTCACCTGGAGAATTGGATTAGCTACCTCCATCAAAACATCCTCAGCCATCCCAACAGTCCCAGTTGGCAGGCCGTCAACGAAGTTTTTGCCGAACGGGTCAACTGTACCCCGTTATATTTCAGCCAACGCAGTCCCCTACGGCTACAGAAAAAACGGGCCGACCTTCTCGAACAAATCCTCTACCAACAGCGATCGCCCCTCAGTTATACATTTCCCCCCCGTCCTCCCCGGCCGAAAATTCGCCTTGGGGTTTTAGCCAACAACTACAAAGCCAACCCCCAAACCTACTACAACCTGGCCTGTATCAAACATCTCGATCGCAGCCAATTTGAAATTTACCTCTATAGCCTCCAGATTAGCAAAGAGACCTACGAAGACTACTGCTGGAGTTACGCCGACGAAGTCGTCCCCCTGGGTCATCTCAGCCTCTTGCAACGAGTTCATACCATCCGTTCCGACGACCTAGACATCCTACTCATCGGCAGTAACCTCGTCACCCGGTCATCCCCCCTCACCTTCCTCTGTAGCTACCGTCTCGCCCGCCATCAACTCACCAACCTCTCCTGTTTAACCACCACCGGAATGCGTCATATCGACGCCTACATCGCCGGAACTCTCACCGCCAACCATCCCATCGACCATAGCGAAACCCTCCTCACCCTAGAAGGGTCAGGCCTCTGTTTCGACCTTCCCCAAGACCCTCCCGAGTTAACCATCAAAATCGAGCGATCGCAGTGGCATCTCCCCGAGAATACCACCGTTTTCATTTCCACCGCCCACATGCGACTTCTCCACCCCGACGTTCGCCAAACCTGGGCCCAACTCCTCGCCGAAACCCCCAACAGCATCCTCGTCCTCCATCCCTTCGGCGACGACTGGCGACCCCATCCCGAACTAGAAATGCCCTTCTTCCGGCAGATGCAGCAAGTTTTGCAACAGCATCAAGTCCCCTTAAAGCGATTTCTTCTCGTCAAATCCCTCCCCAGTTCCAGCGACCTCCGCTATCTCCTCAAACAAGCCGACATTTACCTCGACAGCTTCCCCCACTCCCAGGCCAGCAGTCTCCTCCATCCCCTACAAGTCGGTCTCCCCATCATCACCCTACAAACCCAGCCAAGCCCCCTCGCCCAAGGGGCCGCCCTCCTCCACGAACTCGGACTCCCCCACCTCATCACCCAAACCCCCGAAGCCTACCGAAACCTCGCCCAAACCCTCGCCACCAACCCCGACCTACGACAACAAACCCAACAGCAACTCCAAACCCAAATGGCCACCTCCCCCCCCTTCCTCAACAGCCAACAATTCGCCCAAAGCCTCACCCACCTTTACCACAAACTCCTATAG
- a CDS encoding aminopeptidase P N-terminal domain-containing protein: MSNLYAQRRQQLLSKLNQGTAIFRSAPMAVMHNDVEYAFRQDSDFFYLTGFNEPEAVAVLAPHHDEHQFILFVRPKDLDREIWTGYRTGVEAAQERYGADIAYSIEELDEKLPQYLKGGDRIYYHLGRDEAFNSRILRHWRKQLALYPKRGTGPIALEDPSPLLHPLRLVKTPEELELMRKAADIAVDAHNLARDMARPGRYEYEVQAEMERLFTLHGGSPAYPSIVASGGNACILHYVENTRQMEEGDLLLIDAGCSYQYYNSDITRTFPISGKFSPEQKIIYELVLEAQKQAISKIAPGIPYNEHHDTAVRVIVEGLLDLGLLSGDPEELIEAEQYKPFYMHKTGHWLGLDVHDVGVYQHGEDNWHILQPGNVLTVEPGIYISPYIKPASREVDEVTIEQPPVDPKWHGIGVRIEDDVLVTENGCEILTAGVPKSVDAMER; this comes from the coding sequence ATGTCCAATCTCTACGCCCAACGTCGCCAACAACTCCTGAGTAAACTGAACCAGGGAACCGCCATTTTTAGAAGTGCGCCCATGGCGGTGATGCACAATGACGTAGAATACGCCTTCCGCCAAGATAGTGACTTTTTCTATCTCACTGGCTTTAACGAACCGGAAGCCGTGGCCGTCTTAGCCCCCCACCATGATGAGCATCAGTTTATCCTCTTCGTGCGTCCCAAGGACTTAGACCGAGAGATTTGGACCGGCTACCGGACGGGGGTGGAGGCGGCCCAGGAGCGATATGGGGCAGATATCGCCTATTCCATCGAAGAACTTGACGAGAAGCTACCCCAGTATCTCAAGGGGGGCGATCGCATCTACTACCACCTCGGACGAGACGAAGCCTTCAACAGTCGCATTCTCCGTCATTGGCGTAAACAACTCGCCCTCTACCCCAAACGAGGAACCGGCCCCATCGCCCTCGAAGATCCCAGCCCCCTCCTCCATCCCCTGCGACTCGTCAAAACCCCCGAAGAACTAGAACTGATGCGTAAAGCGGCTGACATCGCCGTGGACGCCCATAATCTGGCCCGGGACATGGCCCGGCCCGGACGCTACGAATATGAAGTGCAAGCGGAAATGGAACGCCTCTTTACCCTCCACGGCGGCAGTCCCGCCTATCCCTCCATCGTCGCCTCAGGGGGCAACGCCTGCATCTTGCATTATGTCGAAAACACCCGTCAGATGGAAGAGGGCGATTTACTGCTCATCGATGCTGGCTGTTCCTATCAGTATTATAACTCAGATATTACCCGAACTTTTCCAATTTCCGGCAAATTTTCTCCAGAACAAAAAATCATCTATGAACTGGTCTTAGAAGCCCAAAAACAAGCCATCAGCAAAATTGCCCCCGGCATTCCCTACAACGAACATCACGACACCGCCGTTCGCGTCATCGTCGAAGGCTTACTCGACCTCGGCTTACTCTCCGGAGACCCCGAGGAACTCATCGAAGCCGAACAATATAAACCCTTCTATATGCACAAAACCGGTCATTGGCTAGGCTTAGATGTCCATGATGTGGGGGTCTATCAACATGGAGAAGATAACTGGCATATCCTCCAACCGGGAAATGTCCTCACCGTCGAACCCGGCATCTATATTTCTCCTTACATTAAACCCGCCAGCCGAGAGGTGGACGAGGTGACGATTGAACAGCCCCCCGTTGACCCAAAATGGCATGGAATCGGGGTGCGAATTGAAGATGATGTGTTAGTCACAGAAAACGGCTGTGAAATTCTCACCGCTGGAGTTCCCAAATCGGTGGACGCCATGGAACGATAA
- a CDS encoding anthranilate synthase component II: protein MIIVIDNYDSFTYNLVQYLGELGQTLPVASEIQVYRNDCISIEEIRRLNPDGLVISPGPGRPEDAGISLAVIEELGPTLPILGVCLGHQSMGQVFGGQVVSAGELMHGKTSPIYHNNQGVFAGLENPFTATRYHSLVIDRATCPEVLEITAWVEDGTIMGVQHRQYPHIQGVQFHPESILTGSGKALLHNFLVSLKQAATV, encoded by the coding sequence ATGATCATCGTCATCGACAATTACGACAGCTTTACCTACAACCTGGTTCAATATCTCGGAGAACTCGGACAAACCCTACCCGTCGCCAGCGAGATTCAGGTCTATCGCAATGACTGCATCAGCATTGAGGAAATTCGTCGCCTTAATCCCGATGGCTTAGTCATTTCCCCAGGGCCAGGTCGTCCTGAGGATGCGGGAATCTCCTTGGCGGTAATTGAGGAATTGGGGCCAACCCTGCCGATTTTGGGCGTTTGTCTGGGCCATCAGAGTATGGGCCAGGTCTTTGGCGGTCAGGTAGTTTCAGCAGGGGAACTGATGCACGGCAAAACCTCCCCCATTTACCATAATAACCAGGGGGTGTTTGCCGGTCTGGAGAATCCCTTTACCGCAACCCGCTATCATAGTCTGGTCATCGATCGCGCCACTTGTCCCGAGGTCTTAGAGATTACCGCCTGGGTTGAAGATGGCACGATCATGGGCGTGCAACATCGTCAGTACCCCCATATTCAAGGGGTACAGTTTCATCCAGAAAGTATTTTGACCGGATCGGGGAAGGCGTTGTTGCATAATTTCTTGGTGAGTCTCAAACAGGCCGCAACGGTCTAA
- the ybeY gene encoding rRNA maturation RNase YbeY: MAILLDLSVQHPEGLAQDEIETLASEARWGDRLQAWLEDLSPEEIPQGSHPPLGYELCLRFSDDAEICRLNRQYRHNDKPTDVLAFAAMESEMPQIAVALPLSLGDIVISLDTAQRQAQRLGHSLDSELTWLAAHGFLHLLGWDHPDDESLAVMLQRQVQLLNRIEIAVNLDLPQILANVPS; the protein is encoded by the coding sequence ATGGCCATTCTCCTGGATTTGAGCGTACAACACCCCGAAGGACTTGCCCAAGACGAGATTGAGACCTTAGCCAGCGAAGCCAGATGGGGCGATCGCCTCCAAGCCTGGCTAGAGGATCTCTCCCCCGAGGAAATCCCCCAGGGAAGCCATCCCCCCCTGGGATACGAACTCTGCTTGCGGTTCAGCGATGACGCGGAAATTTGTCGGCTAAATCGTCAGTACCGACACAACGATAAGCCAACTGATGTGTTAGCGTTTGCAGCAATGGAGTCTGAAATGCCGCAGATCGCTGTAGCCTTACCCCTATCTCTCGGGGATATCGTTATCTCCCTCGACACCGCGCAACGACAGGCCCAACGTCTCGGTCATTCCTTAGACAGTGAGTTGACCTGGTTGGCGGCCCATGGTTTCCTGCATCTATTGGGATGGGATCACCCCGATGACGAGAGTTTAGCGGTTATGCTTCAGCGTCAGGTGCAGTTACTCAATCGCATCGAAATAGCTGTTAACCTTGATCTGCCTCAGATTCTCGCCAATGTCCCTTCCTAG
- a CDS encoding calcium-binding protein: protein MTTILENPDNLLLGDEGDNLLEGTAVGVIDGLEGDDTILSALNASEPGSTLFGNAGNDYIRSRGIGDIAFGGPGNDTLVNENGQGLMFGDQGSDYLVARASGATLFGGSDMDDAPDDGDNILISEGGQNILVGGGGNDTLLGLVGGDTMAGRGGDDYIVGGPEGNNFLFGNRGLDSLLSLSVDRPDSLYGGQDNDHVAVGSDSTADNPILAGGQGSDTVEVQGSQVDGAILIGDANLEGGFSGSDAGDDYLYVAGGNNHQLFGNAGSDTLAIGINVGIGVSLFGGFGDDFLVGTGGAGLPLPAQIKAFGDKGSDTLMLAGKDSEFWGDNPTMKSDFGNNTIIGIGIGNTLRGGNDFTTGSNAGNNTITAQLGDIELAEGEASKNVLMGGPGDDTLDASASGPGDTLIGGPEGGGGNNTFMFTAGQFIKADLSGASVNTYIGVNAGMSDIAVTVGAQDVVQGDGNFFFTGEQSRSISLITGGVTLNNNSAHFIQITGDASGVTKTGNGNNFFDLGSVSGAIETGDGDNTFFIGKDVKGSIKAGKGKNKFKMSGSVIDTGVIEFGAGDNDLTFEGFVSGKVKGGKGKSGKNKVKAHSLKNGGIFDFSEGESCEIDVTEVFQGGQIIIGGVSSSVNVSLAYSGASFTALSGDNRIILDALSPMLDEEGNPEAEQEVISITGGDGNDVLGVSSSFSFSSFSFSSFSFSSFVSVSLNISVSGGNNVMQGAGFGDIITAGIGNDVIYGGAVSFEALTSTYNGFQIQGATASSIALDFSRVANGDFIDLSKGGNNRVLFRSAFETGFTLQQSFRSFQSNSFISLGSTGDINVGTGLSSSNLLVGTNGQFIGANGTSADGAPSGTSFTKGVFSGAVGIDTLNNFQVGRDKIVLDSSQFTLSSESVKLFRGQGALYGVIANGSGAGLDYNDFDNVLNGSGYFFESFVRGIGSNDAFDAAEINFNAEGQLFFDLEAQGLYLGFEGGAKLIARLPGVNLTGDVGGTVANDFVTIQSIGEDQVTLF, encoded by the coding sequence GTGACTACAATTCTAGAAAATCCCGACAACCTTCTCCTTGGGGACGAAGGCGATAACCTCTTGGAAGGAACTGCTGTCGGTGTAATTGATGGTCTGGAAGGGGATGACACCATCCTCAGTGCCCTCAATGCCAGTGAACCCGGCAGCACGCTCTTCGGTAACGCAGGCAACGACTACATCCGCAGTCGTGGGATTGGTGACATTGCCTTTGGCGGTCCCGGTAACGATACCCTGGTCAATGAAAATGGCCAGGGTTTAATGTTTGGAGACCAAGGCAGCGACTACCTCGTTGCCCGGGCCAGTGGTGCCACCCTCTTCGGTGGTAGCGACATGGACGATGCACCCGACGATGGTGATAACATCCTCATCTCCGAAGGGGGCCAAAACATCCTCGTCGGTGGTGGTGGCAATGACACCCTCCTCGGTCTCGTCGGCGGTGACACCATGGCCGGCCGTGGCGGCGATGACTATATCGTCGGTGGTCCAGAAGGAAACAACTTCCTCTTTGGTAACCGGGGTCTCGATAGTCTCCTCTCCCTCAGTGTTGACCGTCCTGATAGTCTCTATGGCGGACAAGACAATGACCATGTCGCCGTCGGTAGCGACAGTACCGCTGATAACCCGATTCTCGCGGGAGGTCAGGGGTCAGATACGGTGGAAGTGCAAGGCAGCCAAGTCGATGGTGCCATCCTCATCGGTGATGCCAACTTAGAAGGTGGCTTTAGCGGTAGTGACGCCGGAGATGATTATCTCTACGTCGCCGGGGGGAATAATCACCAACTATTTGGTAACGCCGGGTCTGACACCCTAGCCATTGGCATCAATGTGGGCATCGGCGTCTCCCTCTTTGGTGGCTTTGGTGACGATTTTCTCGTCGGAACCGGCGGTGCTGGCCTACCCCTGCCCGCGCAAATCAAAGCCTTCGGTGATAAAGGCAGTGATACCCTGATGCTGGCCGGCAAAGACTCCGAGTTCTGGGGTGACAATCCCACAATGAAGAGTGACTTCGGTAACAACACCATCATTGGGATTGGCATTGGCAACACCCTACGGGGCGGTAATGACTTCACCACCGGTAGCAACGCCGGAAACAACACCATCACCGCACAACTCGGTGACATTGAGTTAGCTGAAGGGGAAGCCAGCAAGAACGTTCTGATGGGGGGTCCTGGAGATGATACCCTCGATGCCAGTGCAAGTGGCCCTGGGGATACTCTCATCGGCGGTCCCGAAGGCGGTGGTGGTAATAACACCTTCATGTTCACCGCCGGTCAATTCATCAAAGCGGACCTTAGCGGCGCTAGTGTCAACACCTACATTGGTGTTAATGCTGGGATGAGTGACATTGCTGTGACCGTCGGCGCTCAAGACGTGGTGCAAGGAGATGGAAACTTCTTCTTTACCGGTGAGCAAAGCCGCTCCATCTCCTTGATAACCGGTGGGGTTACCCTCAACAACAATAGTGCCCACTTTATCCAGATTACCGGCGATGCCTCTGGGGTTACCAAAACCGGTAATGGCAATAATTTCTTTGACCTGGGTAGCGTCTCGGGTGCTATTGAGACTGGCGATGGTGACAACACCTTCTTCATTGGCAAAGATGTCAAGGGGTCTATCAAGGCTGGGAAAGGCAAGAACAAATTCAAGATGTCCGGCTCTGTTATTGATACCGGTGTCATCGAATTTGGTGCCGGTGACAATGACCTAACCTTTGAAGGGTTTGTCTCTGGTAAAGTCAAAGGCGGTAAAGGCAAGAGTGGGAAAAACAAAGTCAAAGCCCACTCCCTCAAGAACGGAGGAATCTTTGACTTCAGTGAGGGTGAATCCTGCGAAATTGATGTGACAGAGGTCTTTCAGGGTGGACAGATTATCATTGGTGGCGTCTCCAGCAGCGTCAATGTCAGTCTCGCCTACTCCGGTGCCAGCTTCACCGCCTTATCCGGTGACAACCGCATCATCCTAGATGCTCTCAGTCCCATGTTGGACGAAGAGGGGAATCCTGAAGCCGAACAAGAGGTTATCTCTATCACCGGTGGTGATGGAAATGACGTCCTTGGGGTTAGCAGCAGTTTCTCTTTCAGCAGTTTCTCCTTCAGCAGTTTCTCCTTCAGCAGTTTTGTTTCCGTGAGCCTGAACATCAGCGTCAGCGGCGGTAACAACGTGATGCAAGGGGCAGGCTTTGGTGACATTATCACCGCTGGTATTGGTAATGATGTCATCTACGGTGGTGCAGTCAGCTTCGAGGCATTGACCAGTACCTACAATGGCTTCCAAATTCAGGGAGCAACAGCCTCCAGCATTGCCCTAGATTTCTCTCGGGTCGCCAATGGTGACTTTATCGACCTAAGCAAAGGTGGGAACAACCGCGTTCTCTTCCGTTCCGCTTTTGAAACCGGGTTTACCCTACAACAGTCTTTCCGGTCTTTCCAATCCAACAGCTTCATCAGTCTCGGGAGCACGGGTGATATCAATGTTGGAACCGGCTTGAGTAGTAGTAACCTACTTGTGGGCACTAATGGTCAGTTCATTGGTGCGAATGGAACCAGTGCCGATGGCGCGCCGAGCGGTACCAGCTTCACGAAAGGGGTCTTCTCGGGGGCTGTGGGGATTGATACCCTCAACAACTTCCAGGTGGGCCGGGACAAAATTGTCCTCGACAGTAGTCAGTTCACTCTTAGCTCTGAGTCTGTGAAGCTGTTCCGTGGCCAAGGCGCACTCTACGGTGTCATTGCTAATGGGTCGGGTGCTGGTCTGGACTACAACGACTTTGATAACGTCCTCAATGGTTCGGGCTACTTCTTTGAGTCTTTTGTTCGCGGTATTGGCTCAAATGATGCCTTTGACGCAGCAGAGATTAACTTCAACGCCGAAGGTCAACTCTTCTTTGACCTTGAAGCGCAAGGACTCTACCTTGGTTTTGAAGGTGGTGCCAAACTCATCGCTCGTTTACCGGGTGTAAACTTAACGGGTGACGTTGGTGGTACGGTGGCGAATGACTTCGTGACCATTCAGTCTATTGGTGAAGACCAAGTGACCTTGTTCTAA